The following are from one region of the Epinephelus fuscoguttatus linkage group LG11, E.fuscoguttatus.final_Chr_v1 genome:
- the LOC125897222 gene encoding uncharacterized protein C53C9.2-like isoform X2 yields MAADETMSPISIECVDNPCGIGGVVVDGDQTYPLLFQQDTVGWTASGDGQGPHSSVRPFHFARYEYEDPATQDDPETDSGPLSSPQEEEEEEEEEEEEEEEEEEEEEEEEEEEEEKMSDIYSHQPST; encoded by the exons ATGGCGGCTGATGAAACAATGAGTCCT ATTTCAATCGAGTGTGTGGACAATCCTTGTGGAATTGGTGGTGTGGTCGTCGATGGCGATCAAACATATCCCCTTCTTTTTCAACAA gataCCGTAGGGTGGACGGCCTCTGGTGATGGACAGGGCCCTCACAG TTCTGTGAGACCTTTCCACTTTGCCCGTTATGAGTATGAGGACCCTGCCACTCAAGACGATCCAGAGACTGACAGCGGTCCACTATCCAg tccccaggaggaggaggaggaggaggaggaggaggaggaggaagaagaagaggaggaggaggaggaagaggaggaggaggaggaggaggaggagaagatgagTGACATCTACAGCCATCAGCCATCTACATAA
- the LOC125897222 gene encoding uncharacterized protein C53C9.2-like isoform X1, producing the protein MVIHYRNAFLMILQISIECVDNPCGIGGVVVDGDQTYPLLFQQDTVGWTASGDGQGPHSSVRPFHFARYEYEDPATQDDPETDSGPLSSPQEEEEEEEEEEEEEEEEEEEEEEEEEEEEEKMSDIYSHQPST; encoded by the exons ATGGTAATTCATTATCGTAATGCATTTTTGATGATACTGCAGATTTCAATCGAGTGTGTGGACAATCCTTGTGGAATTGGTGGTGTGGTCGTCGATGGCGATCAAACATATCCCCTTCTTTTTCAACAA gataCCGTAGGGTGGACGGCCTCTGGTGATGGACAGGGCCCTCACAG TTCTGTGAGACCTTTCCACTTTGCCCGTTATGAGTATGAGGACCCTGCCACTCAAGACGATCCAGAGACTGACAGCGGTCCACTATCCAg tccccaggaggaggaggaggaggaggaggaggaggaggaggaagaagaagaggaggaggaggaggaagaggaggaggaggaggaggaggaggagaagatgagTGACATCTACAGCCATCAGCCATCTACATAA